Below is a window of Chryseobacterium arthrosphaerae DNA.
GTATGAAGGAAGTATTATATCCAACGGTAGTAGGGATTGCATTTATACTCATTATTGTGTTTTCCATGATCGGAGCTAATCCTTTTACCAAAATTCTTCTTTTCTTTAAAAGAAAAAAGGTGGTCTTATCCGGTCAAAAAAAATTCTCCGGACCTTTGCATATATTTGATGAATCCATACAGTCGGAAGAGATCAAAGCTATCCTTCCTTCAGAGGTGCTGAAAAAATATTCTATTGTCTATGAGCATTCCTATAAAGGATTTGAGAATTCTGTTATTTTCAAATCTTCTAATGAAAAATGGGGAGCCCTGCAGTTTGATCCCTCAACCAACGAATACCGGCTGATTGCTGAAGCTGTTTATGATTCTATGGCTTTTTATCCGCAAAATCTGCTGTTTGAAGCAGTTTTTTCCAACAAATCCTCTTCCGGAAACACAACCCGTGTTTTTATAAATAATGAAGGCAGGATCATAAAAAAAATTACCAACTATGAGTATACCCGGTTTGATGCATTGGGGAACCTGATCACTTTCAAAAATCATCAATACGGCTTACTTAATTCATATTTTGAAGAGCAGATCCCTTGTAAATACTGGAAATTAACCGGAATAAAAAAAGATCTCTTTATTGTAACCGATAATGTAAAACAACAATATTTACTCATTAATGAAAAAGAAGAAATATTGTATACAACTCCATTTCCCGGAAAAATTTTTGAAAGTGTCTGTAAAGAAAAACTAATTGTTCAGGAGAAAAACCTGTATTATTTATTCGATATCATTACCCATGAGAAAACCCAGCTAAAATATGATCTCATATACCCGATCAGCAGGTTGTATGATTTCACGAAATGGCCGGTTACCCGATACATTACGGTTACCCACCTTATTGATACTTCAGAAGATTATGATGAGTACGCAATAGAGCCCGATACCCTGATGACAAGGCAGGGAAAGTATGGTATAATCTATGGTGACGGTGAAGTCTGTATCCCGAATATCTATGATAAGATGATTCAGATCCATGATGATCATTTTCAGGTGGCTTTGGGAGAATTCTCTTTTGAGATTGATGATGAAAAAGAAGAAATCATCTCTACGGGAGGGAAATGGGGTGTTGTGAACACTAAAAATGAGATCATCGTTCCTATTCAATATACCAATATTTATTTTCACAAACATCCTTTAGGTTATACAGCATATGAAGGGGGCGTTTCGATAGGGTATCATGATTTCAATGAAGGGATCTATTGGGGAGTAAAAGACAGTAAACCGGTTGAGTTTGATTTTAAAGAATAAAAAAAACCGCAGACTGATCTGCGGTTCTCTGTTATTGTAAATAATGAAAAGTTTATTGTTTCACAGCAGCAGCTCCTTTAACTTCTGCTTTAGAATCTGCTTTTTTAGCATTTTCCCAACCGTCTTCCGGCATCAGCATAGCTACAATGCGTCCTTTCGTCAGGTATTTCTTAGCCACATCCTGCAGATCTTTTACCGTAAGGGCTTTTACTTTATCCTGATAGTTCAGAATATCATATTTATCGCTTCCATCCAATTGGTTTTTGGCGATACCACTCATCCAGAACATATTATCTTTAAGATCTGTTTTATTGTCATTGTATTCTGCTTCTTTGTACTTATCAAGATCTTTCTGCTCAGGACCATTATCGATCAGTTTCTGAAGCTCTGCCACAGCACTTTTTGTAAGTTTTTCTGCGTTTTCAGGACCACAAGGGAAACTGATACTGAAATTGTAAGAACTGTAAGGAATCTTATTCATTCCTCCTCTTGCACCACCACCGTAGATACCGCTCTCATCTTCTCTGAGTTTTTCAATCACTTTGATGGTAGCCACTTCTCCGAGAGCAGATAAGGCAAGTGCTTCTTTTTCATTATAAGGAGCTTCTCCGGCATAAGAAATGGTTACCATACTCTTAGGATCTTTACCTTTCTTATACACTTTGGTATAATCTCCCGTCATCTGTCTGTATCCTGTATCTTTGAATGTAGTTGTTTTTCCTGATGAAGGAAGACTTGCAATATACTGTAATACCTGATCTTTAAATTTCGCTTCATCAATATTTCCTACAAAATAGAAATGGAAGTTTCCTGCATTGGCAAATTTATCCTTATAGATGTCATATGCTTTTTTATAGTCTGTATTTGCCCAGTCTTTTTCCATTGGGAATAAGCCGATAAATCTAGGATTCTTCTGGTTCATGAATTTTGCATGCTCATTAGAGAAGTAAGCCTGTGGGTTAGACAACAGGTTATTCAGCATTGCAGATTGTTTTTCTTTGAATGCATTGAATGACGCCGGATTGTAATTCAGGCTTGTAAAGTAGGCATACATAAGCTCCATAGCTGTTCCAAGATCTTTCTGATTGGTTTTTCCTGAAATTCCTTCAAAATAAGGACCAACAGAAGGGTTTACATTCACCTGCTTGCCGGCAAGGTAATTGGTAAGATCAGCTTTGGAAACTCCGGCAACACCTGCTTCCGTTAAGGCACCGAAAGCAAACTGTGTTTTATTGAAATCAGCATCAGGAATAATGGAATTTCCACCTAAACTTCTTGCTGAAAACACAATTTCATCATCTTTGAAATCTGTTTTTTTGAATGTTACTTTAGCACCGTTGCTGAGCGTCCAGGTTGTTGTTCCCAGCTTCGCATCGGTTTCTGTTTTAGCGATTTTTCCTTCAGATTTGAAAGGTTTCACTAAATTCTTGATGGCCGCTTTTTCTTCGTAAGGTTTAAGATCAGCCATTTTCACAGCATCGAATGTATTCAGAACCATTGCTTCCGTTGGCATGGAAACATTATCTTTCTTAGGTCCTGTGATCACAATCACCCTGCTGTCATCTTTTACCATTTTCTTGATCACCTCATTGGTTTGTGCAAGGGTAACGGTTGGTAAGAAAGATTTGGCATCTTCATATTCCCAGGTAATTCCCGGCATTGGCTCCTGCTCCAGGAAGTTTCTTACATATTCATCCACGAGCATGTCACTTTCCGTCTTGTCTCTGTTATTGTAAGATCTTTCAAGGTTAGAAAGGGTCTGTGCTTTTGCTCTGTCAAGTTCAGATTGGGTGAATCCGAATCTTTTTGCTCTTTCCACTTCTTCCAGTAAAACCTTCAGTGCGCCCAGCTGGTTGCCTTCTTTTACCATGGCAAATCCCTGGAACGCTTCTTTACTTCTTGCATAGGTTCCCCCGTGGTATACAGATCCGAAAGTAAAGGGAGGATTCGTTGAATTGATAAGCTCTTTCAGCCTGTTATTCAGCATCGCCGTTGAAAGATTTTCTATCATGCTCTGATTATATTGCTCTACCGTTACATCCGGCTTATAGGCTTCAGCATCTTTCATGATAAACTGTACCATAGAACTTGTAGCATCAGGATCTGTTTCAATCGCTACCAGGGTTTCCTTATGGTTCGGAAGATCGAAGGATTTTCTTTCTCTTGGTTTGGAAGGATTTTTATATTTGCTGAAGTTGTCTTTAATTTTCTTCTCAACTTCATCTACATTGATATCTCCCACTACTACAATTGCCATAAGGTCCGGTCTGTACCAGTCCTGATGGAATTTTCTGATCACATCCGGCTTGAAGT
It encodes the following:
- a CDS encoding M16 family metallopeptidase, which gives rise to MKKVLSSFAVIFLMSSNAFGQNIPVDASVRIGTLSNGMKYYIKKNTLPEKKVDFRLAINAGSILEDENQRGLAHFMEHMNFNGTKNFPDNKLVDFLQSIGVKFGQHLNAYTSFDETVYMLPVPLDKPGNLDAGLKVMEDWAFNATLSDEQINKERGVVLEELRLGLGPDKRMMDKYLPKLLYKSQYADRLPIGKKEVLENFKPDVIRKFHQDWYRPDLMAIVVVGDINVDEVEKKIKDNFSKYKNPSKPRERKSFDLPNHKETLVAIETDPDATSSMVQFIMKDAEAYKPDVTVEQYNQSMIENLSTAMLNNRLKELINSTNPPFTFGSVYHGGTYARSKEAFQGFAMVKEGNQLGALKVLLEEVERAKRFGFTQSELDRAKAQTLSNLERSYNNRDKTESDMLVDEYVRNFLEQEPMPGITWEYEDAKSFLPTVTLAQTNEVIKKMVKDDSRVIVITGPKKDNVSMPTEAMVLNTFDAVKMADLKPYEEKAAIKNLVKPFKSEGKIAKTETDAKLGTTTWTLSNGAKVTFKKTDFKDDEIVFSARSLGGNSIIPDADFNKTQFAFGALTEAGVAGVSKADLTNYLAGKQVNVNPSVGPYFEGISGKTNQKDLGTAMELMYAYFTSLNYNPASFNAFKEKQSAMLNNLLSNPQAYFSNEHAKFMNQKNPRFIGLFPMEKDWANTDYKKAYDIYKDKFANAGNFHFYFVGNIDEAKFKDQVLQYIASLPSSGKTTTFKDTGYRQMTGDYTKVYKKGKDPKSMVTISYAGEAPYNEKEALALSALGEVATIKVIEKLREDESGIYGGGARGGMNKIPYSSYNFSISFPCGPENAEKLTKSAVAELQKLIDNGPEQKDLDKYKEAEYNDNKTDLKDNMFWMSGIAKNQLDGSDKYDILNYQDKVKALTVKDLQDVAKKYLTKGRIVAMLMPEDGWENAKKADSKAEVKGAAAVKQ